GCCGACAAAAGGCCGCAGTCTAGCGCGGCGGCTGCGATGGCAAAATGCGCCGGATCAAGGACTTGTCGATTCAGATGTTGCGCCAGCCCAGCCAGTACAGCGCGCAGAACAGGCCGGCGCTGACCAGCAGCGCGATGGCCAGCGCGGAGACGAGCTCGTGCACGTTGCGGCGCTGGCTGGGCTTGAGGAACCAGCGGGCGACCGCCCAGGCCAGCAGGCACAGCACGAAGAATTTGAACAGGCGTCCGAACATGATGGGGACCGTGGCGGGGACCCGGCCGATTATCCCGGCGCGCCATACTCCCGCGCAAGCTTATGTTATGGATATAATCAACCGGTAGCCGCAGGAGACCGCGTCACGACATGCCCCGGCAGAGGGCGGCGGGCGCGGACAAATACGAAGAGGCAACCCACTGATGACCGACACCCATTGTTCGGTAGGCATCGTCGCGCCCCAGGATGCCGCGTTCGATGTCCCCCTGCCGCTGGCCAGCGGCGCCGCGCTGCCCGGCTACCAGCTGCGCTTTGAAACCTATGGCGAGCTCAATGCCGACAAGAGCAACGCCATCCTGATCTGCCACGCGCTGTCCGGCCATCATCACGTCGCCGGCCGCCACCATGCCGATGAGAAAACGGCCGGCTGGTGGGACAATATGATAGGCCCCGGCAAACCGATAGACACCGCCCGCTTCTTCGTCGTCGGCGTCAACAATCTGGGCGGCTGCCACGGCAGCACCGGCCCGTCCAGCGTCAACCCGGCCACTGGCCAGCCCTGGGGCTCGGCCTTCCCGGTGGTGACGGTGCCGGACTGGGTCAACGCGCAGGCGCGGCTGGCCGACCGCCTGGGCATTGAGCGCTGGGCGGCGGTGATCGGCGGCTCGCTGGGCGGCATGCAGGCGCTGCACTGGAGCGTCGCCTACCCCGACCGCGTCGCCCACGCGCTGGTGATCGCCTCCGCGCCCAAGCTGTCGGCGCAAAACATCGCCTTCAACGACGTGGCGCGCCAAGCCATCCTCACCGACCCCGATTTCTGCGGCGGCGACTTCTACCAGCAGGGCACCATCCCCCGCCGCGGCCTCAGGCTGGCGCGGATGCTGGGCCACATCACCTATCTGTCCGACGACGGCATGGGCGAGAAATTCGGCCGCATGCTGCGCTCCGGCGAATACCGCTTCGGCTACGACGTGGAATTCGAAATCGAAAGCTATCTGCGCTACCAAGGCGACAAGTTCTCCGACTACTTCGACGCCAACACTTATCTGCTGATGACCAAGGCGCTGGACTACTTCGACCCCGCGGCCGCCCATGGCGGCGACCTGGCCGCCGCGCTGAAGCCGGCGCAGGCGCAGTTTCTGCTAGCCAGCTTCACCAGCGACTGGCGCTTCTCGCCAGAACGCTCGCGCGAGACGGTGCAAGCGCTGATCGCCGCCGGCAAGCGCGTCAGCTACGCCGAAATCGAATCGGCGCACGGCCACGACGCCTTCCTGATGACCGACCAACCATACGTGGACCTGATGCGCGCCTACCTGGACCGCGTGGCCAAGGAGGTGAACGCATGAGCGCCGCCCACACGCTCCGCCCCGACCTCAGACTGATCGCCGACTGGATCTCCCCCCATAGCCGGGTGCTGGATTTGGGCTGCGGCGACGGCCAACTGCTGGCCGCGCTGCAACAAGACAAGCATATCCGCGGCTACGGCGTGGACTTCGACGTCGCCAACGTGGTGCGCTGCGTCGCCGCCGGCGTCAACGCGGTGCAGGGCGATCTGGAAAGCGGCCTGGCCGATTTCGGCGACCACCGCTTTGACCACGTGGTGCTGTCGCAGACGATACAGGCGATGCGGCACACCGAGGCCATCCTCAACGAGATGCTGCGCGTCGGCCGCGAGGCCATCGTCACCTTCCCCAATTTCGGCTACTGGCAGAACCGGCTGCAGATCCTGAAGGGCCATATGCCGGTATCCGACACCATCCCCTACCAGTGGTACGACACCCC
This genomic window from Chromobacterium phragmitis contains:
- the metW gene encoding methionine biosynthesis protein MetW, with product MSAAHTLRPDLRLIADWISPHSRVLDLGCGDGQLLAALQQDKHIRGYGVDFDVANVVRCVAAGVNAVQGDLESGLADFGDHRFDHVVLSQTIQAMRHTEAILNEMLRVGREAIVTFPNFGYWQNRLQILKGHMPVSDTIPYQWYDTPNIHWCMLGDFEELCAKNGIRVVQRVVMDKGKRVSLLPNLRGSLAFYRVARG
- the metX gene encoding homoserine O-succinyltransferase MetX, translated to MTDTHCSVGIVAPQDAAFDVPLPLASGAALPGYQLRFETYGELNADKSNAILICHALSGHHHVAGRHHADEKTAGWWDNMIGPGKPIDTARFFVVGVNNLGGCHGSTGPSSVNPATGQPWGSAFPVVTVPDWVNAQARLADRLGIERWAAVIGGSLGGMQALHWSVAYPDRVAHALVIASAPKLSAQNIAFNDVARQAILTDPDFCGGDFYQQGTIPRRGLRLARMLGHITYLSDDGMGEKFGRMLRSGEYRFGYDVEFEIESYLRYQGDKFSDYFDANTYLLMTKALDYFDPAAAHGGDLAAALKPAQAQFLLASFTSDWRFSPERSRETVQALIAAGKRVSYAEIESAHGHDAFLMTDQPYVDLMRAYLDRVAKEVNA
- a CDS encoding protein MIGRI, translating into MFGRLFKFFVLCLLAWAVARWFLKPSQRRNVHELVSALAIALLVSAGLFCALYWLGWRNI